The Pimelobacter simplex genomic sequence ACGGCTCATCGTGGCACGCACAGGCAATGACATGATGCGCACCATGACACGCACCCCCCTCGCCCGTCTGGCCGCCTGCCTCGCCGGCGCCGCCCTCGTGGTCGCCGCGACCCCCGTGCTCGCCTCGGCCGCGGACTACAAGCACACCGACGCCTCCCGCGACGCGACCGTCGAGCGGATGGACGCCGCGAGCAAGGCCCGCATCGACCGCCGCGAGGCCTCGGTCGACATCCGCACCGTGCGGGTCAGCCACACCGCCAGCCACGTCGTCGTCAAGGTCCGCACGCGTGCCGCGATGCCCGCCGGGAGGTTCTTCCTGATCGCGAGCCTCCGCGTCCCCGGTGGCCGCTCGTACGAGCTCGAGCACATCAAGATGCTCGGCACCACCCACAGCCAGGTCAGCACCAACGACGAGAAGGTCGAGTGCGCCGGCTACCGCGCCGACATCGACCGCGGCCGCCGCCTCGCCACGCTCGTCGTTCCCACCACCTGCCTCGGCGACCCCGCGTGGGTCCGCGCCGGTGTGGGCGTCGCCCGGTTCGCCCAGAAGCGGATGTGGTCCGACGACGGCCTCAGCAACCACCGCGTCGGCGACTCGCTGCGCTACTCCCCGCGCATCGCCCGCGGCTGACCTGGAGCGCGCACCGTGACCCGCCGTCTCGCCGCCGTCCTCGTCACCGCGGCCGTCCTCGCCACCGGCGCCCCGTCGCTCGCCGCGGCCGCCGACCACACCCACACCGACGCCGCCCGCGACGTCCGCTCCGGAGCGATGCGCTCCGCCGGCGACACCCTCCGCCGGCCGGAGCCGCGGGAGCGCGGCGTGGACATCCGCACGATCCGGGTCAGCCACCTCGCCGACCGCGTCGTCGTCAAGGTCCGCACCCGCGCGGCCATCCCCACCAAGAAGTACTTCGTCGGCGTCGCGCTGCGCCTGCCCGGCGGCGCGATCTACGAGGCCAGCGCCTACAAGTACCGCGGGATGAGCAGCAACCAGCTCACCACCGGCCCCGACGACAAGGTGGAGTGCGCCGGCTACCGACTCGACATCGACCGCGCCCGCCGGGTCACCACGGCCGTCGTACCGACCACCTGCCTGGGCGACCCGGCCTGGGTACGGGTCGCCGTCGGCGCCGCGCGGTTCACCGCCAAGCGGGTCTATGCCGACGACGGGCTGGACACCGGGCCGATGCGGAGCGACTACTTCTTCACCCCGCGCATCGCGCGCGGCTGAGCCCCCTCAAGCCGTACGACGCCCGCCGTCGAGGCCGCGGCGGGGCCCCCGGTCCTCATGACGTACGGCGCGCGCCCGCCCGCCGTCCTTGGCCGCGTAGAGCGCCTCGTCCGCCCGGGCCAGGGCCAGGGCCATGTCGTCGTGCGGGAGGACGGCGGCGATGCCGAAGCTGGCCGTCGGCGGGTCGGTCTCCCCCGCGCTCTCGCTGTAGCGGTCGGCGATGGCGGCGACGATCTCCTCGGCCGGGCCGCCGAGGGTGAGCAGGCCGAACTCGTCGCCGCCGAGGCGGCTGACGATGCCCTGCTGGCCGACCACCGAGCGGCAGGCGTCGGCGAAGGCGACGAGGGCGCGGTCGCCGGCGGCGTGGCCCGAGCCGTCGTTGATGCTCTTGAACCGGTCGAGGTCGGCGACCAGGACGGCGGCGTGCCGGGTGACCCGGGCGTGGTCGAGCTGGCGCTCGGCGGCCTCGAGGAAGGCCTGGCGGTTGAGAAGGCCGGTGAGGCCGTCGCGGGTGGCCTGGCGGCGCAGCTCGGTGGTCTGCTGCTCGTGGCTGAGCGCGGACATGCTGAAGGTGACGACGACGAGCAGCAGCATCGTGAGCAGGGTGGTGACCTGGCCGCCGAAGCCGATCCGGAAGACCGCACTGTCGGGGCCGGCCGCGACGAAGACGACGTCGCGGGCCAGGTAGAAGCCGCCGATCACGCCGGAGACGATCGCCATCGAGGAGACCGCGAAGCGGAACTGCTCGCGGGCCCCGCCGGCCGGGCGCTCGGTGCGGAGCAGGCGGACCAGCTCCCAGGCCGAGCCGCCGATCAGGATCGCCATGGCGAGCAGGTACGCCACACCGCCGGACCACACGTCGTGGCGCGGGTCGTCGAGCAGCGAGACGGCGAGGACGACGGCGGGCAGCACGACGAGCTGCCACCAGCGGACCCGGCGCTCACCGAGGCTGCGGGCACCGGCCCACACGCAGGCGGCGCCGAGGGTGCCGGCGGTGTTGCCGAGGGGGTTGGCCACGACCTGGACGGCGCTGCCGTTGAAGAGGAACAGCGAGGCGCTCACGATGAAGAACGCCAGCGAGCCGCACCACCAGCCGCTGTAGGCCGAACGGGTCGAGCGGTAGGTGACGCCGTAGAACAGCACGAGGATGCCGACGGCGACGAGACCGAAGGCCACTCGAAGTGTCACGACGTCCAGCACACCTCCAGGCTAGGCGCGACCCGGGTACGGTGCGCCCCCCTCGCGCGGAACCTGGCCGAGGGACGTCCCGGCGTGGTCAATTCGGAGGGTGCGCGGCCGCCGAAGGGAGGACGAAGGTCCCACTGCCGTCCCGGGACCCGGACGGCCCGTAGGCTCGCGAGCGTGACACAGCTGCGCGATCCTGCCCACCGGGTCAGCCCCCGAGCCCGCGTGATGTGGCACGTCGAGAGCGCGATCGGCGCCGTCGTGGTCGCGGCCGGCCTGGGTGTCGGCGCCTACTTCGCGCTGCCGGACGGGCTGCGCTGGTGGGCGACCGGGCTCGCGGTCGTCGGGTGCGCGGCGGTGGCGGTCGTCGTCCCGCAGTGGCGCTACCGGGTGCACCGCTGGGAGGTCTCCGCGACGGCCGTCTACACCCAGCGCGGGTGGTGGGCGCGCGAGCGCCGGATCGCCCCGATGTCGCGGGTGCAGACCGTCGACTTCGCACAGGGGCCGCTGGCCCGGCTCTTCGGGCTGGCCTCGGTCACCGTCACGACCGCCTCGGCGGCCGGTCCGCTCCAGATCGAGGGGCTCGAGCGGGACGTCGCGCTCGCGCTCGCCGACGAGCTGACCCACCAGGCCCACCTCGTCGCGGGCGACGCCACGTGAGCGTCGTCCCGCCTCCGCCGCCGCCTCCGGCCCTGGAGCCGGACTGGCAGCGCCTGGACCCCCGGATGCTCCTGGTCCACCCGATCAAGGAGGTCGGGAAGTTCTTCCCGGTCCTGATCGGCCTGGTCGTCGCCGGTGGCGCGTCCGGCTTCGGTCCGTGGGCACTGCTCGGCGTCGGCGTGCCGGTGGCGCTCGGTGTCGTGCGCTACCTGACCACCACCTACCGGATCACCGAGCGCCGCGTCGAGCTGCGCCGCGGGCTGCTCCAGCGCCACACCCTGACGACGCCGGTCGACCGGGTCCGCGCGGTCGACCTCAGCGCCTCGCCCATCCACCGGGTGCTCGGCCTGGCCACCGTCGTGATCGGCACCGGCAGCGCCGCCACCGGGTCCGACGAGCAGCTCGAGCTCGACGCACTGCCCCGCGAGGAGGCCGCCCGGCTGCGCTCGGCGCTGCTCCACGCGCGGCCGGCGGCGCCGGGCACCGACGCCTCGGCGTACGGCGGCGCCGGGGCCGGGCCCGGCGTGGTCGACGAGGAGCAGGTCGTCGCCCGGTTCTCGCCCCGCTGGCTCTGGTACGCCCCGTTCAGCGGCGCCGTCCTGGTCGCCTTCGGTGCCCTCGCCGGGGTCACCTTCCAGATCGCCGAGAACGTCCACATCCGGATCTCCGAGGCCGACCTCGCCGGGATCGGCACGACCTTCGTGCTCACCGTCGTCGGCGGCGTCCTGGTCGTCGCGGTGCTGCTCGTGGTGGGCGGCTACCTCGTCGTCAACGGCGGCTTCGTGCTCGCGCGCTACCGCAGCGCCTGGCACGTGCGCCGCGGCCTGCTCACCCACCGCGAGACCACCATCGACATGGCCCGGCTGGCGGGCGTCTCGCTCGCCGAGCCCGCCCTGCTCCGGCTCGCGCACGGACGCCGGGTCAACGCGATCGTCACCGGCCTCAGCGGCGAGGGCCAGTCGAGCTCGTCGATGCTGCTGCCGCCCGCCCCCGCCGCCACCGGGTACGACGTCGCGTCGGCCGTGCTGGGCACCCCGGAGCCGGTGACCGCTCCCCTGCGTCCTCACGGCCGCTCCGCGACCACCCGCCGGTTCAGCCGCGCGCTGCTCGGCTCGCTGCCGTTCGTCGCGCTCGTCGTGGCCGGGGTGGTCGCCGGCGGCCCGCTCCCGCTCCTCGCGCTGGCCGTCGTCCCCGTCGCGCTCGCGCTGGCCCTGGCCGTCGACCGGGTCCGCACGCTCGGCCACGGCTTCCTGGCCGGTCACGTCGTGATGCGCTCGGGCTCGGTGCTGCGCACCCGGGACGCGCTGGCCGCCGACCACGTCATCGGCTGGAACCTGCGCGCGACCTGGTTCCAGCGCCGCGCCGGCCTGGTCTCGCTCGCCGCGACGACGGCCGGCGGCCGGGGCCGGGTGCACGTGCCCGACGTCGGCGCGGACGACGCGATCGCGCTCGCCGAGGCGGCGACGCCCGGCCTGCTCGGGCAGTTCCTGGTCGAGGGCGCGGTCTAGGGCGCAGCCGCGACGCTCAGCGGCGTGAGCAGCCGGTGCGGCTGCTCCAGCGCCCGGGCGACCCGGTCCTCGCGGCGCAGCGGGTTCACGCCCGGCCCCGGGCGGACGACGAGGTCCTCGGGCCCCGGCACCGTGCCGCACGCCGGGCACCGGCCGAGCGCGTCGACGTCGGTACCGCAGTCGGCGTGGCTGAACACCCGCGCGGGGTGACCTCCGGCGACGTGCTGCTCCCCCCACTTCGAGAGCGAGAAGACGACCGGCCACAGCGCCCGTCCGGCCTCGGTGAGCACGTACTCCGGATGCCCGTCGACGCTCTCCCGGGTCAGCACACCGTCGCCGACCAGCCCGTCGAGGCGGGCGGTGAGCACCGCGCGCGAGATGTCGAGGTGGTCGCGCAGGTCGGTGAAGCGGCGTACGCCGTAGAAGCAGTCGCGCAGGATGAGCAGCGTCCAGCGCTCCCCCACCACCTCGAGCGCACGCGCGAGGTAGCACCCCTGCTGGTCGTATCCGGTGCCGAGCGCCACACCGCCAGCCTAGCGCAGAGTCTGTTCACCAGACCGGCGATCTGCCAAGATGGTCCGGTGAACAGACCAGCCGTCGCGGCGCTGTCCCTGACCTCGTTCAGCACGTTCGTCGCGATGGTCGCCTACGCCGGCCCGCTCGGGAACGCCACGACGCTCAGCGCGGCGTTCGACGCCTCCCCCACGGCGACGACCTGGCTGCTGAGCTCGATGAGCGTGGGCCTCGCGGTCGGCCTCCTGCCGGCCGGGGCGCTCGCCGACCTGACCGGGCGCCGGCGGGTGTTCCTGGGCGGCGCACTGGTGCTTGCCGCGGGCTCGGTGCTGTGCGCCCTCGCGGACGACGCCTGGACCTTCGTCGCCGGCCGGGTCGTCGAGGGCCTCGGCGCGGCCGGCGTCATCGCCACCGGCCTCGGCCTGGTCGCCGCCGTCGCGTCCGACGGCGCCCACCGCGCCCGCGCGGCCGCCTGGTGGGGCGGCAGCATGGGCCTCGGGATCGCGGGCGGGCCCCTGCTGACCGGGCTCTTCGACCTGGGCGACCTGTGGCCCGCGACCTACTGGCTGCTCGCCGCGACCGGCGTCGTCATCGCCGTGCTGGCGCCGCGCTGCTTCACCGAGTCCGAGGTCGATCCCGAGCGCCGGATGGACCTCGTCGGCGCCACCCTCATGGCCGCCGGCCTGACCGCGCTCCTCGTCACCCTCGTCGAGGCACGCCGCGGCGACACCGGCATCGCGCTGGCGGGAGCCGCGGTGAGCGTCGTGGCGCTCGGCGGGTTCGCCGTCGTCCAGACCCGGCGCCGGCACCCGATGCTCGAACCGGCCCTGCTGCGCCACCGCGGGTTCACGGCCGCCGTCCTCGCGGCGGTCGGCACCGGCGCGGGCGTGATCGCGCTGATGTCGTTCTCGGGCACGTTCGCGACCGGAGCGATGGGGCTGAGCAGCCTCCAGGCCGGCGCGCTGCTCGCGCTGTGGTCGGCGACCAGTGCGGTGGCCGCCCTCGCGCTGCGCCCGCTGGCCCTGCGCCTGACCGGCACCACCCAGCTCGCCGCGGGACTGATCGGCGCCGGGGTCGGCCTGCTCATGCTGTCCGGGCTCGGCGGCCCGCCGTCCGCCTGGCGCCTGGCGCCGGGGCTGATCGTGGCGGGCATCGCGAGCGGACTCCTCAACGGCGGCCTGGGCCGGCAGGCGATCGCGACCGTGCCCCCCGAGCGCTCGGCGGTCGGGACCGGCGTCAACAACACCGCCCGGTACGTCGGCGCGGCCGTCGGCACCACGCTCGTCAGCGTCCTCGCCGCCACACCACACGCCTCGGCCGCCGCCCAGGTGGCAGGCTGGAACCACGTCACCCTGCTCGCCGGCGCGATCTCGCTCGTGACCGCCGTCGCGATCGTCGCGATCGACAGGGGACGCCATGCCGAGGAGGCCCGATGACCGCCGTACCCGACCAGCCCGACGGCACCTACGCCCCCGTCCCCGACGGGCGTCCCGACCCGGGCGAGGTCGTGTGGGCCTGGGTCCCCTACGAGGACGACCCGAACCAGGGCAAGGACCGCCCGGTCCTGGTGATCGGCGCGAGCACCGACGACCAGGGGCGCCACCAGGTGCACTGCCTGGTGATGACGAGCAAGGACCACGACCGCGACGCCGCCCAGGAGGCCGCCGCCGGCCGGCGCTGGATGGACGTCGGCAGCGGCGCCTGGGACCCGCGCGGCCGGCCGAGCGAGGTCCGGCTCAACCGGCTGCTCGTCCTCGACGCCGCCGAGGTACGCCGCGAGGGCGCGGCGCTCGACCGGGACACCTACGCCGCGGTGGTCGCCGCCCGCGCGGCACTCACCGGCTGACGCCGATCCCGAGGGAGTCGGCCAGCAGCGCCAGGTGGCGCGCGAAGAGGTCCTCCGCGTCGCCACCGAACCCCTCGGGTCCGTACTGACCGAACACCTCGAAGCTCACGCAGCCGAACAGCCCCGCCCAGACCAGCACGCCCGCGACGAGAGCGTCGTCGGGCAGGTCGATCCCGAACTGCTCGCGCACGCCCTCGAAGGCGGCGGCGAGCCCCGGCGGCACCGCGCCCGGCTGGGCCGGCACGTCGAGCGCACCGTCGGCGAGCGCCGCGGCGGCGAGCTCGAGCAGCATCCGGACCACCCGCGTGCCCGGACCGGTCGTCTGCTCGGCGGGCGCGTGGTAGCCGGGCACCGGCGCGCCGTAGAGCAGCGCATAGGTGGCCGGCTCGGCGCGCGCCCAGGTCCGGATCGCGTGGCCGAAGGCGACGAAGCGCTCGCGGTGGGACGCCTCGGGCACGGCGGCGAGTGCCCGGGCCACGGTGTCGCCCAGGTCGTCGTACCCGTCGACGAGGAGGAGGGTGAGCAGCTCGTCGCGGCTCTTGACGTAGCGGTAGACCGCCGACGAGACCACGCCGAGGTCGCGGGCGACGGCGCGCAGCGAGAGCGCCGCGGCGCCGTACTCGGCCAGGTGGGCGCGGCCGATCCGGGTGATGTCGGCCATCGTCTGCGCCCGGGCGCGCTCGCGGGGGGTGGTCGCCATGGCCCCATCCTGCCGATCGTGAGCAGTTGACGCAAACGTGAGCAGTGCTCTTGCTTTTCCGTCGGTCGAGGTGCATGCTCGACCACGAACCGAGAGCACTGCTCTCACTTTCGTGAAATCACCCGGGAGGAACCCGTCATGTCCCACCACGTCGTCACCGGAGCCGGCCCCGTCGGCGCCACCGTCGCCCTCCAGCTCGCCGACGCCGGCGAGCGCGTCACCCTGGTCACCCGCTCCGGCAGCGGCCCCGAGCACCCGCTGATCGAGCGCCGCCAGGTCGACGTCGCCCGGCCCGGCGCGCTCGCCGCCGTCCTCGACGGCGCGGTCGCCGTGCACCACTGCATCCACGCCTCCCGGTACGACGCCGCGACCTGGCGCGCCGAGCTGGTCCCGGCCGAGCAGGCCCTCCTCGCCGCCGCGGGCGCGGCCGGCGCGGTCGTCGTCTTCCCCGAGAGCCTCTACGCCTACGGCCGGGTCACCGGCCCGATCACCGAGGACACGC encodes the following:
- a CDS encoding winged helix-turn-helix transcriptional regulator, yielding MALGTGYDQQGCYLARALEVVGERWTLLILRDCFYGVRRFTDLRDHLDISRAVLTARLDGLVGDGVLTRESVDGHPEYVLTEAGRALWPVVFSLSKWGEQHVAGGHPARVFSHADCGTDVDALGRCPACGTVPGPEDLVVRPGPGVNPLRREDRVARALEQPHRLLTPLSVAAAP
- a CDS encoding PH domain-containing protein; the encoded protein is MTQLRDPAHRVSPRARVMWHVESAIGAVVVAAGLGVGAYFALPDGLRWWATGLAVVGCAAVAVVVPQWRYRVHRWEVSATAVYTQRGWWARERRIAPMSRVQTVDFAQGPLARLFGLASVTVTTASAAGPLQIEGLERDVALALADELTHQAHLVAGDAT
- a CDS encoding type II toxin-antitoxin system PemK/MazF family toxin codes for the protein MTAVPDQPDGTYAPVPDGRPDPGEVVWAWVPYEDDPNQGKDRPVLVIGASTDDQGRHQVHCLVMTSKDHDRDAAQEAAAGRRWMDVGSGAWDPRGRPSEVRLNRLLVLDAAEVRREGAALDRDTYAAVVAARAALTG
- a CDS encoding TetR/AcrR family transcriptional regulator, which codes for MATTPRERARAQTMADITRIGRAHLAEYGAAALSLRAVARDLGVVSSAVYRYVKSRDELLTLLLVDGYDDLGDTVARALAAVPEASHRERFVAFGHAIRTWARAEPATYALLYGAPVPGYHAPAEQTTGPGTRVVRMLLELAAAALADGALDVPAQPGAVPPGLAAAFEGVREQFGIDLPDDALVAGVLVWAGLFGCVSFEVFGQYGPEGFGGDAEDLFARHLALLADSLGIGVSR
- a CDS encoding GGDEF domain-containing protein, whose protein sequence is MTLRVAFGLVAVGILVLFYGVTYRSTRSAYSGWWCGSLAFFIVSASLFLFNGSAVQVVANPLGNTAGTLGAACVWAGARSLGERRVRWWQLVVLPAVVLAVSLLDDPRHDVWSGGVAYLLAMAILIGGSAWELVRLLRTERPAGGAREQFRFAVSSMAIVSGVIGGFYLARDVVFVAAGPDSAVFRIGFGGQVTTLLTMLLLVVVTFSMSALSHEQQTTELRRQATRDGLTGLLNRQAFLEAAERQLDHARVTRHAAVLVADLDRFKSINDGSGHAAGDRALVAFADACRSVVGQQGIVSRLGGDEFGLLTLGGPAEEIVAAIADRYSESAGETDPPTASFGIAAVLPHDDMALALARADEALYAAKDGGRARAVRHEDRGPRRGLDGGRRTA
- a CDS encoding PH domain-containing protein produces the protein MSVVPPPPPPPALEPDWQRLDPRMLLVHPIKEVGKFFPVLIGLVVAGGASGFGPWALLGVGVPVALGVVRYLTTTYRITERRVELRRGLLQRHTLTTPVDRVRAVDLSASPIHRVLGLATVVIGTGSAATGSDEQLELDALPREEAARLRSALLHARPAAPGTDASAYGGAGAGPGVVDEEQVVARFSPRWLWYAPFSGAVLVAFGALAGVTFQIAENVHIRISEADLAGIGTTFVLTVVGGVLVVAVLLVVGGYLVVNGGFVLARYRSAWHVRRGLLTHRETTIDMARLAGVSLAEPALLRLAHGRRVNAIVTGLSGEGQSSSSMLLPPAPAATGYDVASAVLGTPEPVTAPLRPHGRSATTRRFSRALLGSLPFVALVVAGVVAGGPLPLLALAVVPVALALALAVDRVRTLGHGFLAGHVVMRSGSVLRTRDALAADHVIGWNLRATWFQRRAGLVSLAATTAGGRGRVHVPDVGADDAIALAEAATPGLLGQFLVEGAV
- a CDS encoding MFS transporter, whose translation is MNRPAVAALSLTSFSTFVAMVAYAGPLGNATTLSAAFDASPTATTWLLSSMSVGLAVGLLPAGALADLTGRRRVFLGGALVLAAGSVLCALADDAWTFVAGRVVEGLGAAGVIATGLGLVAAVASDGAHRARAAAWWGGSMGLGIAGGPLLTGLFDLGDLWPATYWLLAATGVVIAVLAPRCFTESEVDPERRMDLVGATLMAAGLTALLVTLVEARRGDTGIALAGAAVSVVALGGFAVVQTRRRHPMLEPALLRHRGFTAAVLAAVGTGAGVIALMSFSGTFATGAMGLSSLQAGALLALWSATSAVAALALRPLALRLTGTTQLAAGLIGAGVGLLMLSGLGGPPSAWRLAPGLIVAGIASGLLNGGLGRQAIATVPPERSAVGTGVNNTARYVGAAVGTTLVSVLAATPHASAAAQVAGWNHVTLLAGAISLVTAVAIVAIDRGRHAEEAR